From the genome of Opitutaceae bacterium, one region includes:
- a CDS encoding tellurite resistance/C4-dicarboxylate transporter family protein: MGARFGGNETMTRIAEGVRGLSPAYFALVMATGIVSIGVDLAGFRTLAVALLWLNAAQYVVLCVLSAWRLLRFPRELIADLLDHQRSFGFFTIVAGTCILGNQLIAIAGHYSIAVLLWWFAVLLWIGLTYLIFVTITIKERKPTLAEGITGAWLLAVVATQAIAVLSARLAQHFEQPHRLHINFLALSMWLWGGMMYIWMISLIFYRYTFFKFLPGDLSPPYWINMGAMAISTLAGSLLIENTPDAWFLRSMLPFLKGFTIFFWATGTWWIPMLLILALWRHVYKRFPLAYDSGYWGAVFPLGMYTVCTIEMARAMELDFLLPVPRVFVHVALAAWSLTFLGLARRVLKVLKTG; encoded by the coding sequence ATGGGTGCGCGGTTTGGAGGTAACGAAACCATGACGCGCATCGCGGAAGGGGTCCGGGGCCTCTCGCCCGCGTATTTCGCGCTGGTCATGGCTACGGGCATTGTTTCGATTGGCGTCGACCTTGCCGGTTTCCGCACACTGGCGGTGGCGCTTCTCTGGCTCAACGCGGCGCAGTATGTCGTCTTGTGCGTGCTCAGCGCCTGGCGGCTGCTGCGCTTTCCCCGCGAACTGATCGCCGACCTGCTGGATCATCAGCGCAGTTTCGGTTTCTTCACCATAGTGGCGGGAACGTGCATCCTGGGCAATCAACTCATTGCGATTGCGGGCCATTACTCGATCGCCGTGCTGCTCTGGTGGTTCGCCGTGCTGCTCTGGATTGGCCTGACGTATCTGATCTTTGTCACCATCACCATCAAGGAACGCAAACCCACGCTGGCGGAGGGCATCACGGGTGCCTGGCTGCTGGCGGTCGTGGCCACGCAGGCGATCGCGGTGTTGAGCGCACGGCTGGCGCAGCACTTTGAGCAACCCCACCGGCTGCACATCAATTTCCTGGCGCTCTCGATGTGGCTGTGGGGCGGCATGATGTACATCTGGATGATATCACTCATTTTCTACCGCTACACGTTTTTCAAGTTCCTGCCCGGAGACCTCTCGCCGCCCTATTGGATCAACATGGGGGCGATGGCCATTTCCACCCTCGCCGGGTCGCTGCTCATCGAGAACACGCCCGATGCCTGGTTCCTTCGTTCGATGCTTCCGTTCCTCAAGGGCTTCACCATCTTCTTCTGGGCGACGGGCACCTGGTGGATTCCAATGCTCCTCATCCTGGCGCTCTGGCGGCATGTCTACAAGAGGTTCCCGCTGGCGTACGACTCCGGCTACTGGGGTGCCGTCTTCCCGCTGGGCATGTACACGGTCTGTACAATCGAGATGGCGCGAGCGATGGAACTGGACTTTCTCCTCCCGGTGCCCCGGGTGTTCGTCCATGTCGCGCTGGCGGCCTGGTCCCTCACCTTTCTAGGGCTCGCACGCCGCGTGCTGAAGGTTCTTAAGACTGGTTAA